A window from Candidatus Thiodiazotropha endoloripes encodes these proteins:
- a CDS encoding serine hydrolase domain-containing protein gives MQPQIPVLLVTLTIMLSSCAVVDNKASKQNRLIPEANMAQVRSETMKLIERMLEEEFVPGLSVALVNREGAVWLEGFGEANSRSGSLVTADTVFRAGSLSKPVTALGVMQLVAQQRVDLDAPLSEQLTQFSIQRHETSVMPVTPRQLLSHRSGLPSDLRKGMYTDTYFTQVTGLLSNEYAAYHPNKVYSYSNLGYDLLGHLIEIESGTQFAEQIQENLLKPMGINQSGFQLTANMQQQLSAGHLDGQVRPLPPLRDMPALGLYLSARDAGQLMSALLRREVPGVPADLLDQMWIPQTVDGQISLGVSPGLGWFLQEYPKTGRQVRHGGSTLLFGAEMVILPKHDLGVVVLANGAGSNRMVRELAATILGLALTAQGGSGSVEMTQLDEQNANSYETPSGGYATDLGLLMVDPERPRLCACIIERILDLVRFDDGSLGLTQQSIDSLPDGYQVLGDLRFRSRQMNGMDVLVADRQGEEILLGNKIESDPWESVWRQRLGSYRTINPDGDFSIQDLQLSEESGVLCLHYRAPHLSQSLVRLPLQPVSENEAVIQGFGRGRGETVQIVTVNGKQCLKFSGFMGEPVE, from the coding sequence GTGCAGCCTCAGATACCTGTCTTACTGGTCACACTGACCATCATGTTGTCGTCCTGCGCGGTCGTCGATAACAAGGCATCCAAACAGAATCGTCTTATCCCGGAAGCCAACATGGCCCAGGTGCGATCCGAGACGATGAAGCTGATCGAACGGATGCTCGAGGAGGAGTTTGTTCCCGGGTTGAGTGTTGCCCTGGTCAACCGGGAGGGGGCTGTGTGGCTGGAGGGATTTGGCGAGGCAAACAGTCGTTCAGGGAGTTTGGTAACTGCTGATACGGTATTCAGGGCAGGTTCACTGAGTAAACCGGTAACAGCACTGGGGGTAATGCAGCTGGTGGCGCAGCAGCGCGTCGATCTGGATGCGCCCCTGAGTGAACAGCTTACCCAGTTCTCCATCCAGCGGCATGAGACCTCAGTGATGCCGGTTACCCCGCGTCAACTGCTGAGCCATCGCAGTGGACTGCCCAGTGACCTGCGTAAAGGGATGTATACCGACACCTACTTTACCCAGGTCACAGGACTGCTGAGTAATGAGTACGCCGCTTATCATCCAAACAAAGTCTACAGCTATTCAAATCTCGGTTATGACCTGCTGGGTCATCTGATCGAGATAGAGTCTGGTACACAGTTTGCCGAGCAGATTCAGGAAAATCTGTTGAAACCCATGGGGATCAACCAGAGCGGCTTCCAGCTAACCGCCAACATGCAGCAGCAACTCTCGGCCGGGCATCTGGATGGCCAGGTCAGGCCGTTACCGCCGCTTCGTGACATGCCCGCATTGGGACTCTATTTGTCTGCCCGTGATGCAGGCCAATTGATGTCGGCGCTGCTGCGCCGGGAGGTGCCGGGTGTACCGGCGGACCTGCTGGATCAGATGTGGATACCACAAACGGTCGATGGCCAGATCTCACTGGGCGTCTCTCCAGGGCTGGGCTGGTTTCTTCAGGAGTATCCGAAAACCGGCCGGCAGGTACGTCATGGTGGCAGTACCCTGTTGTTTGGCGCTGAGATGGTGATCCTGCCCAAGCATGATTTGGGGGTGGTCGTGTTGGCCAATGGCGCCGGCAGCAATCGTATGGTACGCGAACTGGCGGCAACCATCCTGGGACTTGCCCTGACTGCCCAGGGCGGAAGTGGTTCTGTAGAGATGACACAGCTGGATGAGCAGAATGCCAACAGCTATGAAACCCCTTCAGGCGGCTATGCGACCGATCTTGGTCTGTTGATGGTTGATCCGGAACGGCCCAGGCTCTGCGCCTGCATTATTGAGCGCATCCTCGACCTGGTTCGATTCGACGATGGCAGCCTTGGGCTGACCCAGCAGAGTATCGACAGTCTTCCGGATGGCTATCAGGTGCTGGGGGATCTACGTTTCAGGTCGCGTCAGATGAATGGCATGGATGTGCTGGTGGCCGATCGGCAGGGGGAAGAGATTCTGCTGGGGAATAAGATTGAATCGGATCCCTGGGAGTCGGTCTGGCGTCAACGTCTTGGAAGTTATCGGACCATCAATCCCGACGGGGACTTTTCCATCCAGGACCTGCAGCTGAGTGAAGAGAGTGGTGTGTTGTGTCTGCACTATCGGGCACCCCACCTGAGTCAGAGTCTGGTGCG